A stretch of the Planktothricoides raciborskii GIHE-MW2 genome encodes the following:
- a CDS encoding PIN domain-containing protein: MWLWYLLGDQRLSSQLQTAIADPNTELWLSPISIWETLILAEKGRISLHPDPITWVNLALKRLKTREAEMNYAIAILSRQISLPHQDPADRFIVATAIF, translated from the coding sequence ATTTGGCTGTGGTATTTACTGGGAGACCAACGCTTATCAAGCCAACTTCAAACTGCAATTGCCGATCCTAATACTGAACTTTGGCTGAGTCCAATTAGCATTTGGGAAACATTGATTTTAGCAGAAAAAGGCCGGATATCTTTACATCCTGACCCGATTACATGGGTTAACTTAGCTTTGAAAAGACTGAAAACTCGTGAAGCAGAGATGAATTATGCCATTGCTATTTTAAGTCGCCAGATTTCCCTACCCCATCAAGACCCAGCCGACCGATTTATTGTAGCTACAGCTATTTTCTGA
- a CDS encoding element excision factor XisH family protein — translation MPAKDIYHDAVRNALIKEGWTITNDPYILNIGSRDLFVDLGAEKLLSADKDEQKIAVEIKSFIGKSRVNDLENALGQYTLYSDIMRDIDPNRRLYLAITKDVFETLFQEPIGEILLKNQRFNLLVFDAQQEVVESWIP, via the coding sequence ATGCCTGCTAAGGATATTTACCATGATGCGGTGAGAAATGCTTTAATTAAGGAAGGGTGGACTATTACTAACGATCCTTATATCTTGAATATCGGATCTAGAGATTTATTTGTAGATTTGGGGGCAGAAAAGTTACTTTCTGCCGATAAAGATGAGCAAAAAATTGCAGTAGAAATTAAGAGTTTTATCGGCAAGTCACGGGTTAATGATTTAGAGAATGCGTTGGGTCAATATACTTTATATTCTGATATTATGCGGGATATCGATCCAAACCGAAGACTTTACCTAGCTATTACTAAGGATGTTTTTGAAACCCTTTTTCAAGAACCAATTGGAGAAATTTTACTAAAAAATCAGCGTTTTAATTTGCTAGTTTTTGATGCACAACAGGAGGTTGTGGAGTCATGGATTCCCTAA
- a CDS encoding XisI protein: MDSLNYYRIIKEILEEYAKLPYAHGNLQRKLVIAEDHQNYLLLTVGDVNGKRVHACIVHLEVVGDKVWIHEDGLEDGIADDLLRAGIPPEKIVLGFHPPEVRPYTGFAVG; encoded by the coding sequence ATGGATTCCCTAAATTATTATCGAATAATCAAAGAAATTTTAGAAGAGTATGCAAAATTACCTTATGCTCACGGCAATTTACAGCGAAAGCTAGTTATTGCAGAAGACCATCAGAATTATTTGTTATTGACGGTGGGAGATGTGAATGGAAAGCGGGTTCATGCTTGTATTGTTCATTTGGAGGTTGTGGGGGATAAAGTTTGGATTCATGAGGACGGTTTAGAGGATGGGATAGCGGATGATTTGTTACGAGCAGGAATTCCCCCAGAGAAAATTGTTTTGGGGTTTCATCCTCCAGAGGTACGACCTTATACGGGGTTTGCGGTGGGTTGA
- a CDS encoding restriction endonuclease, with protein sequence MLTYTNNRAVINTKKESDQGVDGVVYFQGDKNEPEKIIFQVKSGKVKSGNIRHLIGTMTLENASIAISP encoded by the coding sequence ATTTTAACTTACACCAATAACCGAGCAGTCATTAACACCAAAAAGGAGTCAGATCAAGGAGTTGATGGCGTTGTCTATTTTCAAGGGGATAAAAACGAACCAGAAAAAATAATTTTCCAAGTGAAATCTGGGAAAGTCAAATCCGGAAATATCCGACACTTAATCGGAACCATGACCCTAGAAAATGCTAGTATTGCCATATCACCTTAG
- a CDS encoding type II toxin-antitoxin system ParD family antitoxin, producing MNLSLTPEIEQRIADQLNSGHYQSAHEVILAALELLNQRQQYLTELRQEIAIGVTQIEQGQVIDGEQVFDLINNLGNP from the coding sequence ATGAACCTATCACTCACCCCAGAAATAGAACAACGGATTGCGGATCAACTCAACTCAGGACATTATCAATCCGCCCATGAGGTCATCTTAGCCGCCCTAGAACTCCTGAACCAACGCCAGCAATACCTGACTGAACTGCGTCAGGAAATCGCGATCGGTGTTACTCAAATTGAACAGGGACAAGTGATAGATGGAGAACAGGTCTTCGATCTCATCAATAATTTAGGGAATCCATAA
- a CDS encoding efflux RND transporter permease subunit, whose protein sequence is MFTHFFIRRPVFASVCSLIIILIGMVGYTRLPLQEYPSIDPPAVNVSTTYPGANPRVVETEITDVLEDAINGIEGVKTMRSESRESVSSITVEFELSRNIEEAAQDVRSRVDRAIGNLPEDAETPVVSKRDGDSSPILWFAVYSDKFSTLELSDYVDRYVTDILETVPGVSNIIIRGERRYAMRVWLDPAKLAARNLTVLDVEQTLREQNIEIPSGRIEGNTLEYSVRTLGRLQTPEEYQQLVIRKNPDGSQVYLRDLGIVEIGAEDDRSFVRFNGINAVGLGIVKISKSNTLDVANGVKAKMAELAQNFPEGLNYQLSFDTSKFISLAITEVWHSLYLSIFLVILVIFFFLRDWRATLVPSVTIPVSLVGAFGIMFALGYSINTLTLFSLTLATGLVVDDTIVVLENIVRYIEEKKMSPYQAAMAGVGEVVFAVIATTVVLVAVFVPIGFSSGTIGRLLTEFSITLAGSVVISTIVALTLAPPLSARILKNPSSITRSPRKSLLNIFFGYIEVFLRKVERSYRWSLIKIMPLKFVMVGGFFLSLVLTLILFQQIPQGFLPTEDRGSIFTIVRAPQGVSLSYTDNLIRQVEEVYSQVPEVETYFTVGAFGRGTAGEVNQGIAFVRLKDWSQRKNPDQSQQEIINRLRPKFGAIPDGIVLATNPSSLPGAGFGQAVEFVLQGPDFDELAQVSEEFTRRAQELPQLVNVDTDLTINKPELTISIDRNQAANLGISVRDIARTMQILLGGQKITSFNQGNRRYEVVVQAEKEFRSTPEDIRQLYVRNREGQLVPLSNLVTITPDTTPPQINHFNRFRAARISGSVAPGFSLGEALDALDNLAKEVLPADMRTALSGQSLEFKEAGQSTIFTFALSLAFIFLVLAAQFESYIDPIIILLAVPLSLLGAFVALIWAGLELDIFSQIGLIMLIGLATKNSILIVEFANQLREQGMSITKAAINAAELRFRPILMTAFSTIFGILPLAFATGAGAASRVSLGMTVVGGMFVSTLLSLYVIPVFYAIAMQAQYRLMHHGHKEKEV, encoded by the coding sequence ATGTTTACTCATTTTTTTATTAGGCGACCAGTCTTTGCCTCTGTCTGTTCCCTAATCATTATTCTGATTGGGATGGTGGGATATACTCGTTTGCCCTTGCAAGAATATCCTAGCATCGACCCCCCAGCAGTCAATGTGTCCACCACCTATCCTGGTGCCAACCCCAGGGTGGTGGAAACGGAAATCACTGATGTGCTAGAAGATGCCATTAACGGCATTGAAGGGGTGAAAACGATGCGATCGGAAAGTCGCGAGTCCGTTAGTTCAATTACTGTGGAGTTTGAACTCAGCCGGAACATCGAAGAAGCCGCCCAAGACGTGCGAAGTCGGGTTGACCGTGCGATCGGCAACCTGCCGGAAGACGCAGAAACCCCCGTTGTCAGCAAACGAGACGGAGACTCATCGCCAATTCTCTGGTTTGCTGTCTACAGCGATAAGTTCAGCACCTTAGAATTAAGCGACTACGTTGATCGCTATGTGACTGATATCCTGGAAACCGTTCCCGGAGTCAGCAACATCATCATCAGAGGCGAACGGCGTTATGCCATGCGCGTCTGGCTCGATCCGGCAAAACTGGCCGCCCGCAACCTCACAGTCCTCGACGTAGAACAAACCCTCAGAGAACAAAACATCGAAATTCCCAGCGGCAGAATTGAGGGAAATACTTTAGAATATTCCGTCCGTACCCTCGGTAGACTGCAAACCCCGGAAGAGTATCAACAGTTAGTCATCAGAAAAAATCCTGATGGTTCCCAAGTTTACTTGCGCGACCTAGGAATAGTGGAAATTGGCGCCGAAGACGATCGCTCATTCGTCAGATTTAACGGCATAAATGCCGTAGGTTTAGGGATTGTCAAAATCTCTAAATCCAACACCCTGGATGTAGCCAACGGGGTGAAAGCGAAAATGGCTGAACTCGCCCAAAATTTTCCCGAAGGACTGAATTACCAGTTATCTTTTGATACCTCGAAATTTATTAGTTTAGCCATCACAGAAGTGTGGCATTCTCTTTATCTTTCAATTTTCCTGGTAATTTTAGTCATCTTCTTTTTCCTGCGGGACTGGCGAGCCACCTTAGTTCCATCGGTGACAATTCCTGTCTCCTTAGTTGGGGCATTTGGCATCATGTTCGCCCTGGGCTATTCCATTAATACCCTCACCTTATTTTCTCTTACCTTAGCCACTGGCTTAGTGGTGGATGACACCATTGTGGTGCTAGAAAATATTGTCCGTTATATCGAAGAAAAAAAGATGTCCCCCTATCAAGCGGCAATGGCTGGAGTGGGTGAAGTCGTCTTTGCGGTCATTGCCACTACTGTGGTGTTAGTTGCGGTATTTGTTCCCATTGGATTTTCCAGCGGCACCATCGGGCGATTACTCACGGAATTTTCCATCACCCTGGCAGGTTCGGTGGTGATTTCTACCATTGTGGCCTTAACTTTAGCCCCGCCATTATCCGCGAGAATCTTAAAAAATCCATCGTCTATAACCCGTTCGCCAAGGAAAAGTTTACTCAACATTTTCTTTGGCTATATTGAAGTATTCTTACGCAAAGTCGAAAGAAGCTATCGCTGGTCACTGATCAAAATCATGCCATTAAAATTTGTCATGGTTGGGGGATTTTTTCTCTCTTTAGTATTGACTTTGATTTTATTTCAACAAATTCCTCAAGGCTTTTTACCTACGGAAGATAGAGGATCAATCTTTACCATCGTCAGAGCACCCCAAGGGGTTTCTCTCAGCTATACCGATAACCTAATTCGTCAAGTCGAAGAAGTGTATAGCCAAGTACCAGAAGTGGAAACTTATTTTACTGTAGGGGCTTTCGGTCGAGGTACAGCAGGAGAAGTGAATCAAGGAATCGCATTTGTTAGACTCAAAGATTGGAGTCAGCGCAAAAATCCCGACCAATCCCAACAAGAAATCATTAATCGATTGCGGCCAAAATTTGGCGCAATTCCTGATGGAATTGTCTTGGCAACTAATCCCTCTTCTTTACCAGGGGCAGGATTTGGTCAAGCGGTAGAATTTGTCCTCCAAGGCCCGGATTTTGACGAATTAGCCCAAGTTTCTGAGGAGTTTACTCGGCGAGCCCAAGAATTACCGCAACTGGTGAATGTTGATACAGATTTAACTATCAATAAGCCGGAATTAACTATTTCCATTGATAGAAATCAAGCGGCTAACTTAGGAATTTCCGTGCGGGATATTGCGCGAACTATGCAAATTCTTTTAGGCGGGCAAAAAATCACCAGTTTTAATCAAGGAAACCGCCGCTATGAAGTCGTGGTTCAAGCGGAAAAAGAATTTCGTTCGACTCCCGAAGATATTCGTCAATTATATGTCCGCAATCGGGAAGGTCAGTTAGTTCCTTTGAGTAATTTAGTCACCATTACCCCCGACACAACGCCGCCCCAAATTAACCACTTTAATCGGTTTCGGGCTGCCCGAATTTCCGGAAGTGTAGCCCCCGGATTCAGTTTAGGAGAAGCCTTAGACGCTTTGGACAATTTAGCTAAAGAGGTACTTCCTGCGGATATGCGTACTGCTTTATCCGGTCAGTCTTTGGAGTTTAAAGAAGCGGGACAATCCACAATCTTTACTTTTGCCTTATCTTTGGCTTTTATCTTTTTAGTGTTAGCGGCTCAGTTTGAAAGCTATATTGATCCGATCATTATTTTGCTGGCGGTGCCGTTATCATTATTAGGTGCATTTGTGGCATTAATATGGGCAGGTTTGGAACTCGATATTTTTAGTCAGATTGGCTTAATTATGTTAATTGGTTTGGCAACGAAAAACTCGATTTTAATTGTGGAGTTTGCCAACCAGTTACGAGAACAAGGAATGTCAATTACTAAGGCAGCAATTAATGCGGCAGAACTCCGCTTTCGACCGATTTTAATGACCGCTTTTTCTACCATTTTTGGCATTTTGCCCTTGGCATTTGCTACCGGGGCTGGGGCTGCTTCTCGCGTGTCTTTGGGCATGACTGTGGTGGGGGGAATGTTTGTCTCTACCCTGTTAAGTTTGTATGTGATTCCCGTGTTTTATGCGATCGCGATGCAAGCCCAATATCGCTTAATGCATCATGGTCATAAGGAGAAAGAAGTGTGA
- a CDS encoding type II toxin-antitoxin system Phd/YefM family antitoxin — MTEITTHELPQILQNLFIEVERTKTPITVIHEGKPLVIIYPATTPDPRPAFGAMKGSGEILGDIITPEPQPWKVLE; from the coding sequence ATGACAGAAATTACCACCCATGAACTGCCCCAAATTCTCCAGAATCTATTTATAGAAGTCGAACGGACTAAAACCCCGATTACGGTCATCCATGAAGGCAAACCCTTAGTGATTATCTATCCCGCTACTACCCCAGATCCCCGCCCCGCTTTTGGGGCAATGAAGGGAAGCGGTGAAATTTTAGGAGATATAATTACTCCAGAGCCTCAGCCCTGGAAGGTGTTAGAATGA
- a CDS encoding restriction endonuclease subunit S: MSEWKEYKLSDIATIHNKKRIPLNSRQRLEIQGKYPYYGASGIVDYVNDYLFDGQYVLISEDGENLRSRQTTIAFIAEGKFWVNNHAHILQGNDYLVNEFIFYYFQQLNINPFITGAVQPKLNLQNLLSIPIFMPEREERIRVTKLIHSLTRKIENLRKQNETLEKIAQTLFKHWFIDFEFPNENGQPYRSSGGAMQPSELGAIPAGWRVGKLGDVVEINAKSINKDYKHKNIEYVDISSVGVGTLESTTPYILKDSPSRARRLVSHGDVIWSGVRPNRKSYLYISHPVSNLVVSTGFITLTPNLIPASYLYGWVTTDTFVDYLTFNASGSAYPAVKPEHFEIAEILLPDETTLNNFHALVDTVREKIFYNSKQIQTLTKTRDTLLPELMSGKLRIPE, encoded by the coding sequence ATGAGTGAGTGGAAGGAGTATAAACTATCAGACATTGCAACTATTCATAACAAAAAACGGATACCATTAAACTCTCGACAAAGACTTGAAATACAGGGAAAATATCCTTATTACGGTGCTTCAGGAATTGTTGATTATGTTAATGATTATCTTTTTGATGGTCAATATGTTTTGATTTCAGAAGATGGTGAAAATTTAAGAAGTAGACAGACTACTATTGCTTTTATCGCGGAGGGAAAGTTTTGGGTGAATAATCACGCCCATATTCTCCAAGGGAATGATTATTTAGTTAATGAATTTATTTTTTATTATTTTCAGCAATTAAATATAAATCCCTTTATAACAGGAGCAGTGCAACCAAAATTAAATTTACAAAATTTGCTTTCAATTCCAATTTTTATGCCAGAAAGGGAAGAAAGGATTAGAGTCACAAAATTAATTCATAGTTTAACTCGCAAAATCGAAAACCTCAGAAAACAAAACGAAACCCTAGAAAAAATCGCGCAGACGCTGTTTAAGCATTGGTTTATTGACTTTGAGTTTCCTAACGAGAACGGCCAACCCTATCGCTCCTCCGGTGGGGCGATGCAGCCTTCCGAGTTAGGCGCAATCCCCGCAGGTTGGCGCGTCGGTAAGTTGGGGGATGTTGTGGAAATCAACGCGAAAAGCATCAACAAAGATTACAAACATAAAAATATTGAATATGTAGACATTTCTTCTGTAGGAGTTGGAACATTAGAAAGTACAACTCCTTATATTTTGAAGGATTCACCAAGCAGAGCAAGACGTTTAGTAAGTCATGGAGATGTTATTTGGTCAGGCGTTAGACCTAATCGCAAATCATATCTTTACATCTCTCATCCAGTATCAAATTTAGTTGTATCAACCGGATTTATTACCTTAACACCTAATTTAATTCCTGCATCATATCTCTACGGTTGGGTAACAACTGATACCTTTGTTGATTATCTAACTTTTAATGCGTCAGGGAGTGCTTACCCGGCGGTAAAACCAGAACATTTTGAAATCGCAGAAATTTTACTACCTGATGAAACAACATTAAATAATTTTCATGCTCTAGTTGATACTGTGCGAGAAAAAATTTTTTATAATTCAAAACAAATCCAAACCCTAACCAAAACCCGCGACACCCTCCTCCCTGAACTGATGAGTGGAAAACTCCGAATCCCCGAATAA
- a CDS encoding type I restriction endonuclease subunit R yields the protein MSYLSEDSIEQNALEHLTTLGYDYRNGYDIQPNGPHSERENFNQVVLIDRLKNAIHSLNPHIPADSQQQALTQLLNIATPDLLNNNQTCHQYLTEGITVEYQREGETRGEPLQLIDWKHPENNEFLAVNQFTVSENNHTRRPDIVLFINGLPLVVIELKNAADPQATVKSAFNQLQTYKQEIPNLFTYNALLIVSDGLTARLGSLSADYNRFLPWKDPDHPNSPENELETLIKRVLNPATLLDLIRHFTVFEQTKTINPETEIVRVQTIKKIAAYHQYEAVNKALDSVHRAASDPKNRKGGVLWHTQGSGKSLSMVFLAGKLVLSLDNPTLVILTDRNDLDDQLFDTFAGCRQLLRQDPQQANNRAQVRELLNVGSGGIVFTTVQKFAPEDNETLYPQISNRSNIVVLADEAHRSQYGFKARQVTLKDAAGNEIGKQTKYGFAKYIRDALPNATFVGFTGTPIEQGDKNTPAIFGDYIDIYDIARAVKDGATVPIYYESRLVKVDLDETGRQLLDELEEDLAFEDLDQTQKAKAKQTQLDAIVGSTQRLAIIAQDIVTHFEQRQTANRGKGMIVTMSRAIAANLYEQIVKLRPQWHDDALKGGKIKVVMTASAADEASLVRHHTTKTQRQILAQRLKDPDDCLELAIVCDMWLTGFDVPCLHTLYIDKPLKGHNLMQAIARINRVYFEKTGGLIVDYLGLAAYLKEALAFYSQSGGKGSLTLDQDQALAVFLAKLEVVEQIMADCDYQSYYTADTRAKLNLLKTATNYIAHPSRKSRFQDAVLALSKAYSLAVPHPEALSRAEAVSFFQAIQGSLKKLESRNGGLSNGEIEMAIRQVVDQALVSDAVVNILDEAGIKNSHVSITSDEFMAEVRGMEHQNLAVEILTRLLKDEIRAKSRTQLVQSRHLWAMLEEALRRYQNQAIGVAEVLEELLAIAKETQTAQQRGEELGLEPYELAFYEALAQNNSAREVMGKDKLRELAIVLVQRIRQNASIDWNLKSSVQARMKVMVKRLLREYGYPPDMQALAVELVLEQAALLVEFEAIAP from the coding sequence ATGTCATACCTTAGCGAAGACTCTATAGAACAAAATGCCCTCGAACACCTGACCACCTTGGGTTACGACTACCGCAACGGCTACGATATCCAACCCAACGGCCCCCACTCAGAACGGGAAAATTTTAATCAAGTTGTCCTGATAGACCGACTCAAAAACGCCATCCACAGTTTAAACCCCCACATCCCCGCCGATAGCCAACAACAAGCCCTAACACAACTCCTCAACATCGCTACCCCCGACCTCCTCAACAATAACCAAACCTGCCACCAATACCTCACCGAAGGCATCACCGTAGAATACCAACGGGAGGGAGAAACCAGAGGCGAACCCCTGCAACTCATCGACTGGAAACACCCAGAAAATAACGAATTTCTCGCCGTTAACCAATTCACCGTCAGCGAAAACAACCACACACGCCGCCCGGATATCGTCCTATTTATTAACGGCCTGCCCCTAGTAGTGATTGAACTCAAAAACGCCGCCGACCCCCAAGCTACCGTTAAAAGTGCCTTTAACCAACTGCAAACCTATAAACAAGAAATCCCCAACCTCTTCACCTATAACGCCCTGCTGATCGTCTCCGACGGCCTCACCGCCCGCCTGGGGTCCCTCTCCGCCGACTATAACCGCTTTCTCCCTTGGAAAGACCCCGACCACCCCAACTCCCCAGAAAACGAACTGGAAACCCTGATTAAACGAGTTCTCAACCCCGCCACCCTCTTAGACCTGATCCGCCACTTTACGGTTTTTGAACAAACCAAAACCATCAACCCAGAAACCGAAATTGTCAGGGTGCAAACTATAAAAAAAATTGCCGCCTATCACCAGTATGAAGCCGTCAATAAAGCCCTGGATTCCGTCCACCGGGCCGCCTCTGACCCCAAAAATCGCAAAGGCGGCGTTCTCTGGCATACCCAAGGAAGCGGAAAATCCCTGTCGATGGTCTTTTTAGCGGGAAAATTAGTCCTGAGTCTCGATAACCCCACCCTGGTTATTCTCACCGATCGCAACGACCTAGACGACCAACTGTTTGATACCTTCGCCGGATGCCGCCAACTCCTGCGCCAAGACCCCCAACAGGCCAACAACCGCGCCCAAGTGCGAGAACTCCTGAATGTGGGGTCGGGGGGGATTGTCTTTACCACGGTTCAGAAATTCGCCCCGGAAGACAACGAAACCCTCTATCCTCAAATTAGCAACCGTTCCAATATTGTCGTCCTTGCCGATGAAGCCCACCGCAGCCAATACGGTTTTAAAGCCCGACAAGTCACTCTCAAAGATGCAGCAGGAAACGAAATCGGCAAACAGACTAAATACGGCTTTGCTAAATATATCCGCGATGCCCTGCCTAATGCTACTTTTGTGGGCTTTACGGGAACTCCCATTGAACAAGGGGATAAAAACACTCCGGCTATCTTCGGCGACTATATCGACATCTACGATATCGCCCGTGCGGTGAAAGATGGGGCCACGGTTCCCATTTACTATGAAAGCCGCCTCGTGAAAGTAGATTTAGACGAAACGGGCCGCCAACTCCTCGATGAACTGGAGGAAGACTTAGCCTTTGAAGACCTAGACCAGACCCAAAAAGCCAAGGCGAAACAGACTCAACTGGATGCCATTGTAGGTTCTACCCAACGCCTCGCCATCATTGCCCAAGATATTGTCACCCACTTTGAGCAACGGCAAACCGCCAACCGAGGAAAAGGGATGATTGTTACGATGAGTCGCGCGATCGCAGCTAATCTCTATGAACAGATCGTCAAACTCCGTCCCCAGTGGCATGATGACGCGCTCAAAGGGGGAAAAATTAAGGTCGTGATGACCGCTTCTGCTGCCGATGAAGCCTCCCTCGTCCGCCACCATACCACCAAAACCCAACGGCAAATTCTGGCTCAACGGCTGAAAGACCCGGACGACTGCCTAGAGTTGGCGATCGTCTGCGATATGTGGCTAACGGGGTTTGATGTGCCCTGCCTCCATACCCTATATATTGACAAACCCCTCAAAGGTCATAATCTCATGCAGGCGATCGCACGGATTAACCGAGTCTACTTTGAGAAAACCGGGGGCTTGATTGTAGACTACCTGGGTTTAGCCGCCTATTTGAAAGAAGCCCTGGCCTTTTACTCCCAAAGTGGCGGCAAAGGTAGCCTCACCCTCGACCAAGACCAAGCCTTAGCGGTGTTTCTGGCTAAACTGGAGGTGGTCGAGCAGATTATGGCAGATTGTGACTACCAAAGTTATTACACCGCCGACACGAGAGCAAAACTAAACCTGCTCAAAACCGCCACCAACTACATCGCCCACCCTAGCCGAAAAAGCCGCTTTCAAGATGCAGTCCTCGCCCTCTCTAAAGCCTATTCTCTCGCGGTTCCCCATCCTGAAGCCTTGAGTCGGGCTGAGGCGGTGTCCTTTTTCCAAGCTATCCAAGGGAGTCTGAAAAAACTGGAATCTCGCAACGGCGGATTGAGCAATGGGGAGATCGAGATGGCTATTCGTCAGGTAGTGGATCAGGCGTTAGTGTCCGATGCGGTGGTGAACATCCTAGACGAAGCAGGCATCAAAAACTCCCATGTTTCGATTACCTCCGATGAATTCATGGCCGAAGTGCGGGGGATGGAACATCAGAACCTAGCGGTAGAAATCTTGACGCGGTTATTAAAGGACGAGATCCGGGCAAAAAGTCGCACCCAATTAGTCCAGAGTCGTCACCTCTGGGCCATGCTGGAGGAAGCCCTACGCCGCTATCAGAACCAAGCGATCGGCGTTGCAGAGGTACTTGAGGAGTTACTGGCGATCGCCAAAGAAACCCAGACCGCCCAACAACGGGGGGAAGAATTGGGACTGGAACCCTACGAACTCGCCTTTTATGAGGCTTTAGCCCAAAATAACAGCGCCAGGGAAGTGATGGGAAAAGATAAACTCCGAGAACTGGCGATTGTTTTAGTGCAGAGAATTCGCCAAAATGCCAGTATTGACTGGAACCTCAAAAGCAGTGTGCAGGCGAGAATGAAAGTTATGGTTAAACGTCTTTTGCGAGAGTATGGTTATCCCCCAGATATGCAGGCGCTGGCCGTTGAATTAGTTTTAGAACAGGCGGCCCTGTTGGTTGAGTTTGAGGCGATCGCGCCCTAG